CCATTTCCTGATCACGCACGATGGCGTGGGCGATACCTGCGTGCCGGAGAAAATTACGGTGCTGGCCTGCGCCAATGCCACCTGCACCGCGCCACATTACACCGCAGGCGTGAGCGGTACGCTCGGGCCCTTCGGCACCGCGTTCAGCATCCCGGTCAATGCCTCGACCACTGTGGTCGACGCCATTCGCACCGTCTCCGGTACGGCGACGCTCGAGATCCCCACCGCCACGCCCCAGCCGCAATGGGCCGACGTCTGCTACAACGATGTCAAGCGAACCAATAGTTGCGCCATGGAGTTCATCGGCGGGGCCAAGCTGCTGCTGGGCCCCGTCGGGAGCCATATTGCGGGAGAGAGCAAGACGCTCGCGATCAAGGCGGTCAAGCAGAGCGCGGACCAGTCGGCCTGCGTCACCGCCTTTGGAGGCGCCACCTATGATGTGCAATACCGCTGCGACTACAGCAAGCCAAAGACAGGCACCGTCGCGCTCACGCTCAACGGCAACCCACTGACATGCAATGCCGCGGCAGGCACGATCCAGACCCGCAGCACGACCTTCAACGGCAATGGCGAAGCGTCGTTGCCACTGCTCTATGCCGATGCCGGCGAACTGGACCTGAGTGGATCGATCAACACCGGCAAGGGCATTACCGCCAACGGCAATACCTCGTTCATCACCGCCCCCAAGGAATTCGAGCTCGTCAAGCCGGCCGGACCGCTGCGTGCTGGTGCCGATTTTTCGGTCACTATCCGTGCCAGGAATGCCAATGGTGCGGTCACGAAGAATTTTGACACCGACGGTTTGAACGGCGCCGGCGCCAGCGGCCACACGGTCGCACTGGACGTCGCCTGCCGCGCCCAGGCAGGTGAGCCAGGCACCCTGAGCACGCGCGCCATCACGTTCCGGGATGGCGAAGCGAGCGTCACGACCTCATGGTCCGAAGTCGGCAAGATCGAACTCGAAGCCAGCTTGACCAGTTTCCTCGGTGGCGGCGTAAATGTCGCGGGAACTACCCGGGGCACGCTCACGAGCTGCCCGGGCAACGTGGGGCCCTTTGTTCCGGCCTACTTCGAGCTGTCGCGGGCAGACGCACGGCCCTCGTATTACTCGGGCGAGCCGATCGAACTCAAGGTCTCTGCCATGGGCGCGGGCGGCGCACCGACCAGGAACTATGCGCACGCACTGGGTCTGAGCGAAACGGTCACGCTGGCGGCCGTCAAGCAGGACGGCACCGCGTTCGCGCTGCCGGCGCCGGGCGCGCTCGCCCCCGCCACGGTTGCGGCGGAAACCTTCATCAATGGCCTTGCCACGGTCAAACCGGCTTATACCTTCACTGCCTATCCCAATAGTCCGCTGCAGATCCGCCTGCGCGCCAGCAACGGCAAGACCGGCGCACTCGAAGTCGTGTCGTCCGCTCCGGCTTCGGCCGAAGCGCAGGTGCAGCCTTTCATCCGCAGCGGGCGCCTGCGCCTGGGCAACCGCGTCGGCAACCTGCGCTCGCCCCTGGCAATTCCGGTGACAGCCGAATACTGGACCGGCCGCAGCTGGCTGATCAACGACGAGGACGACTACACGGTCATTCCGCCCGGCGCCTTCGTCTTTACGCCAAACGCCACCGGCATGACGCTACAAAAAACCTTCGCGCCAGATCCTTTCAAGCTGGCCAAGGGCGCGGCGGCCTTCACGCTGCAACTGAGCGGGGGTGGCCCAGGCTGGTACGACATCGCGTCGAACCTCGGCAGCACCGGTACCGACAATGCCTGCCTGGGCGCTGCCCGTCCGGCGTCGACCGGGGCCGGCGTGCCGTGGCTGCGGCCCATGGTGTCGACCTGTTCGCCAGCAGGGCGCCGCGACCCGGCAGGACGCGCGAGCTTCGGCATCTTGCCACCGGAACAGCGCCGCCTGATCCACGTGCGCGAGGTGTTCAATTGAAGGTTGCCACCCTTGGGCGTGCGAGCGGCTTCACGATGGTGGAGCTGGTGATGGTGATGGTGCTGATCGGCGTGATCGCCGCCATCGGCGTGCCTCGCATGATGGGCAACAACACGATGGCCGCAGCCGCCTTCGGCGACCAGGTCGTGAGCGCCTTGCGCACCGCGCAGAAGTCGGCCGTTGCGCGGCGCAGGCTGGTGTGCGCAAGCGTGGGCGCCAGCGCCGTCACCTTGACCATGTCCCCCTCGTCCACCAGGCGCAACTGCACGGAGCCGCTCAATGCCGAGACCTACTCCACCAGCGCCAGCGGCGTGACGGCGGCGGCAAGTCCGTCCACCCTGTACTTCCAGCCGAACGGCATGATCACGTCGGACGCGGACGGCCGCACGCCAGTCAGCGGCACGGTCGTGATCCAGAGCGACACCAGCCGCACCATTACCTTCGAAGGAAGCACCGGCCATGTACAAGTTGTACCGTAAGCGCATGGCCGGGGTCACGCTGATCGAACTGATCGTGGCCATCGTCATCGTCAGCGCGGCACTGGCTGGACTGGTGGGCGCGTTCATGCAGGCCAACCGCGCCAGCGCCAATCCGGTGGTCACCCAGCAAATGCTGGCGATCGGCGAGAGCATGATGGAAGAGGTGCTGCTCAAGCCTTTCAGCGATCCTGACGGCGCGCCGCCTGCCACGGCCCGCAGCCAGTTCAACGACGTGCGCGATTTCGATCCGGCCGACGACGCCCGCGACGGCTACGCAACAAGCGGCATCAAGGATATCGACGGCGCCGCCATTGCCGGCCTCGAAAACTACAGCATCGGCGTGCGCGTGAATGTGAATGGCGTCGTGCTGCCCGGCGTCGCACAGGGCGACGCCCTGCGCGTGACGGTCACCGTCGCCAACGGCGCCCAGCAACTGGCGCTGACTGGCTGGAGAACCCGGCCATGAGGCGGCAGCATGCGGCGGCAAACCAGCGCGGTTTTTCGCTGGTCGAGCTGGTGATCGTGATCGTGCTGACCGGCGTCATCGGCGGCATCGTGGCGATGCAACTCGGTCCGACGATCCAGGGCTACATGAAGGTCGGCCGGCGCGCCGGCCTGACCGACCAGGCCGACACAGCGCTGCGCCGCATCGTGACCGATGTGCGCGCAGCAGTACCGAATTCGCTCAGGCTGCAGGGCGCGCAATGCCTGGAGCTGGTGCCGACCAGCGCCGGTGGCCGTTACCGTACCGGGCCCGATGTCGCCCAGGCCGGCAATGAAGCCTTTCTCGAGCATGACGCCGCCACCACCCGCTTCGACGTGGTGACATCCTTTAACGTGGTACCGGCCGGAGGCGACCTGGTCGTCATCGGCAACCAGAACCCGGACGACGTCTACAACCGGCGCAACGCGGTCTTGATCGATACCGTGGAAACCCGCGACGCCGGCTCGGCCAATGCCTGGATGGGTCCACACCGGATCAACCTGAGGGCGCCCATCAGCATTCCGTTCGGCTATGACGGCGGGCGCTTCGTGGTCGTGCCTGCCGCACAGGCAACCAGCTATGTCTGCAACGGCGACAAGCTGTTTCGCATCACCCGGCCGATCGCAGCGACCCAGGACTGTAGCGTGCCGTCCAATTCTCCAGTACTGGCGACCGGGGTCACGGACTGCCAGTTCGTCTTCAGTCCCAACCAGGGAGCTACGCAGCAGAGCGGCTTTATCCAGCTGCAGCTGACCCTGAGCGCCGGCAATGAATCGGTGCCGCTGACGCTCGGCGCCCACGTGAGCAACGTACCATGAGCGGCGCCGTGAACCAGCGCGGGCGCCAGTCCGGATTTGCGTATATCGCGGCGGTCGTCCTGTTGATCGTGGTGGCCGGCGTGTGCGTGGCGCTGCTGCGGCTATCTGGCACCCAGCAGGCCACCACTAACCAGGCGATACTCGGTGCGCGTGCCAACCTGGCGGCGCGCGCGGGCATCGAATGGGGCTTTCACCAGTTGCGGGCGGGCGGCGCCTGCTTCTCCGGCCAGACCTTGAGCGCGTTCAACGCCGACAGCGGCTTCATGGTGCGCGTCGACTGTACGGCACGGGGCTTCAATGAAGGCGAGTCCAGCCCCGGGGTCGCCATCGGCAAGACGATCTACACAATCGATGCCCTCGCCTGCAATGCTTCTGTATGCGGGTCCGACGATCCTGCAATCGTCACGCAGCCGGATTACGTCGAACGCCGCCGCGTCGCCATGACCTGCATGGTCGACGGCGCCCCGGCCACGGACTGCTGATGGCGCGTCTTGCGTAACACCGGGTCGAGGATAGTGGCCTGGTTGTTGAGACGCCGCAAAAGTGTAGTGCCGGGCGATTTCCGTAAAATGCTTCATCATGGTGGCTATCCCTTCCATACGCCAAAGGAGCATCCGTGAATCAGGACACCCTACAGGGCCCCGTGTCGCAGCCGGACGCATCGAGCTCGATCTGCGGATTTATCGCTTGAGCGAAACGGCAGCGCCGATGCCCTACCGTCTCGCCATCTTCGACTTCGACGGCACGCTGGCCGATTCGTTTCCCTTTTTTGTGAGCGTGTTCAACCAGATCGCCGACCAGCACGGCTTTGGGCGCATCCAGGCGGGCGAAGCACAAGCGCTGCGCCACCACGACCTGCGCGCCATCATGCGCCACCTCGGCATGCCGGCCTGGAAGCTGCCGCTGGCATCGCGCAGCTTCATTGCCCTGATGCGCGAGAACGCGGCGCGCATCCCGCTGTTCGATGGCGTAGGCGAGGTGTTGCACGCGCTCGACCGCGCCGGCGTGCGGCTAGCGATCGTGTCGTCGAACTCGGAGCAGAACGTACGGCTGGTGCTGGGGCCGGTCTTGAGCGGTTTGTTCACGCAATACGAATGCGGGATGGCGATGTTCGGCAAGGCCGGGCGCATCCGCAAGGTGGTGCGGCGAGCCTGCCTGGCGCCAGGCCACGCGCTGTATGTGGGCGACCAGGCGCTCGATGCCGCAGCGGCGCGCCAGGCCGGGGTAGCGTTCGGGGCGGTCAGCTGGGGATATGCGCCGATCGAGACCTTGCGAAAAATGGCGCCGGAGCGCGAATTCGGCATGCCGTCCGAGCTGCTGGACATCCTGCGCGGCTAATCAATGGCAGGCTGGGCGCGCCGGGATCACCGCGCCCAGGGTCGGGGTGTCGAAGATCGCGCACATTGAGAAACCGGATTGTCCGAATTGAACCCAGCCATTTGCTGTTGCAGATCAATAAGGTCGTCAGGGAGAGGTCAAGACTGGAGGATATTTCAATAAAGAAAGGACGACCATGCGCACCGCGGCCAGCGTCATCACCCTCCTCGCCTGCCTGCATGCGAGCGCCTGCAGCGCCTCCGAGGCCCGCTACGTCACCTGGGACAACGATAGCTGGTTCAAGACCGACCGCTATTACACCAACGGCATCCAGTTCAGTTCGCGCACCACCGATGATACCCGGGGCGAATCCACCCGGCGCTGGACCGACGCCGCCTGCCGCTGGTTCGGCTGCGCCGATGCCCGCTTGCTGTTGAGCCAGCACAGCGTGGGGCAGCTGATGTACACCCCCGCCGACATCACGATCGCCGCCCGGCAGCCCTTCGACCGGCCTTATGCCGGCCTGCTGTATGTCGAGCGGGCGTGGTTGTTCATGGAAGCGGATGGCCAAGCGATCACGACCTTGAGTGCCCAGGCCGGTGTGACGGGCAAGCTGTCCTTGGCCGAACCCGCCCAGAAACTGTTTCACCGCATTTTCGATCGCCCGGAACCGCGCGGGTGGGATCACCAGGTCGGCAATACCCTGGCCGTGCTGGTCTCGGCCGAACGGCGCTCGGCCTGGCCGAGCCTGTCCGGCGCCGTGGTTGGCAATATCCGCCTGCACAGCGCGGGTCATTGGCGCCTGGCGGTGGGCAATCTCATGAGCTATGCCGCCGGCGGCGTCACTGTCACGTTGGGCAAGAACCTGCCACCAGTGTCGCCGGCCCCACCCGGCATCGTGAACCGGGCCGCGCCGCTCGACACGGCGTGTCGCTGGCAATGGGTCCAGTGCACGGTGACGGTGGGCGCCGAAGTGCGCGGCATGGCGTACAACCTGTTCTTGCAGGGCCGGCCATGGCGCGACGATCCGGGAGTGCGGCCACGGCGCTGGGTTGGCGACCTGACGGCTGGCCTGAGAATGGATTTTCCGAGCACGCGTGGCCGCGACCACGGCCCATGGTTCGCGCAGCTGCGGGCAACCCGCCGTACCGCCGAGTTCCGGGTGCCTGCGGGAGAGGCGCTGCGGGTGCCGCGCCATACGATCGGCTCGCTCACCCTGGGCGTCGACTTCTAGCCGGTGAGCAGGTCGAGTCCGGGCGCGGTTGCGCACGCTCCATGGCGCTTCTATACTCCGTCACGCGATGCACTTCTGCATCACCGCTACCGGACCCGCCCATGCGCCATCCCTATTCCCTGCTCCTGCCGCTGCTTGCACCACTGCTCCTGACCGGCTGCGTGAACGATTCCGCCAGCTACCGGATCGACAACAACGACCACGCGCTGACTTTACGTGTCGTGCAAGATTATTTCTGGAGCAAGGAAGGCCAGGTCAAGCTGACTGCCGCGCGGCTGCCGGACTGCCAGCGCATGATCCAACTCGGGCCACGCACCTTGACGGGCCTGGAAATCGAACTGTTCGCCAGCGGCCCGAACCTGTACATCCTGCGCTCGGGCGACGACACCTGGCAGGTCGATACCGGAGATTGCACCGAGCTCGCAGCGCCGGCAGCGCAAGCCGTGACCGGCAAAGCGCTGGGGGTATTCCACTTAAATGACGACAAGAAACTGATATTCGAGGCGGTAGACGCCGCCCCGTAAGGCTCGCTGTTGGTCGCGATGAATACTCAAGGCCGTAGCCACCCGCGGCCGATTGGCAGTGCCAGTACGCGGCGGTAGATGTTTTCAAGCAAAGGCAGCTGCTGTGCGCAAGCGGCGCGCAGCGCTGGCGTGCTCACCAGCCAGGCCATTGCCGCTGACATTACCAGTGCGCCAGCCATGTCTTTTGGCCAATGCACGCCGAGATAAACACGCGACCAGGCCACCACCAGCGACAGCGGCAGCAGCAGCAAGCCGATGCGGCGCGCCAGTGGAGCCTGACTGAAGGCCAGCACCAGCGCTACCGAAAGCATACTGGTGGCATGGTCGCTCGGAAACGAGCTGTCGGCTGCATGGAACAGGAAGGTATGGCCGATCTCGGCGACGAAGGGACGCGGGCTGTACCAGAATTGTCCGATCAAGCCATTGAGCGTGAGCGCGCAAACGGCCGCAACCAGGGCGTGCAGCGCGGCTTCGCGGCCGGCCCTGCCGCCGCCGGTCCAGAGCAGTACCAGCGACAGCGGCATCAGGTAGATCAGCCATTGCGCCGCAAAGACGGCACCGATCAATTGCCAGCCGGTCAAATCGGCATCCGCGTTCAGGACAGAAAACAGGGTGAGGTTCAGGTACTCGAGCATGGAAATCGCCAAACGATATTATATTGATAACTTTATCGCTAGCTTAACCCATCCATGCCCGCGCACATTTCGATCATGGCAACAATGTGGCGATGAATCGACAATTGCGCCATGTAGAACGTCAGGCTAGCGGCGACCCTGGATCTTGCGCAGCTGGGCCAGTTCCACCTCGCGCCCCGATTTCTCGAGCACGCTCTCGAGCAGGCTACGGTCGCCGGCCCGCATCATGGTCCATTGGGTGAAATATTCGTGCACGGTTCGCCACGGCGGAAATCCTGGCGGCATGTTGCGCCAGGTCGTACCCGTATTGAGAAAATACAGCACCGCGCAGAACACGTCGTACAGGTCGTGCTTGCGCGGCCGGGTCTTGCGGCGTGCCGCTTCCAGCACGCCACGCAAGGCCTCGAAGCCTTCGCGAGAAATATCGCTGGGATAGGCGGGACGTTCCATGGCAATCCCCCAAACTAGCTTGGAGGCGCGGATCCGGAACAGGTTCCCAGGCGAGGGCGGCAATGAGCCGCAGCGTGAACCGCGCCCTTAATCGCGCGCCAGCGCGAGAAACTCGGTGCGCAGCCCGAGATTCGGCTGCAGTTCGCCCAGCATGGCCGAGGTGATGGTCTCTTCGCCGATGGCGCGGATGCCGCGGCTTTCCATGCACAGGTGGCGGCATTTGATGACCACGCCGACCGCTTTTGGCTCGAGCACTTCCATCAGCGCATTGGCGATCTGGATCGTCAGGCGTTCCTGTACTTGCAGTCGCTTCGAGAAAATGTCTACCAGACGAGTCAGTTTCGACAGGCCGACGATCTTCCCGCTGGGCAGGTAGCCAACGGTGGCCTTGCCAAAGAACGGGGCCAGATGGTGCTCGCAATGGCTATACACCGGAATGTTGCGCACCACGATCAGCTCGTTGTACTGCTCGGCGCCGTCCTCGAACGCCTTGAGCACTTCGACCGGATCCTGGTCGTAGCCCGAAGTCCAGTGTTTCCACGCCTTTGCCACGCGGCTTGGCGTCTCGATCAGGCCGGGACGGTCTGGATTCTCGCCCAGGCTGGTGAGCAGGCGACGCCAGTCGTGCTCGGTGAAAGTTTCATTGTCAGACATGGTGAATCCCAGAAAAATCGATTTGCCGCAAGTATATAGAAAATGCGCTTGAGGGTCGGGGTGCTGCCGGTTTCTTGAGCAAGCTTAATGTCTCGGCGTCAGGTCCGGCGTAGCGTGGACAGTGGTTCCAGCCTCGGGAGATCACCATGTTCGGCAGCACGGTCCTTGAAGTGGCCATCGGCCTGACGTTTTGCTACGGCACGCTGGCACTGGTTGTCAGTACCTTGCAAGAAGCATTGGCGGCGGCCTTCAGACTGCGCGCCAACATGCTGCTCGCGGCCATCAAGCGCATGCTGGCCGACCCGCGCTGCGAGGCGCTGGCGCAAAGCCTGTACGACCATCCGCTGGTCAATCCGCACGGCAGTTCGACTGCGCGGCGCCCATTGTCGGTGCGGCCATCGTATATCGAACCAGCGCATTTCGCGATCGCGCTGCTCGATTCCCTGCGCACCAGCCCGGCTATCCCGCTGCAGGCGGCCATCGAGGCCTTGCCCGACGAGCAGGTGCGGCGGGTCTTGCTGGCGCTGTACCGCCAGTCGGGCGGCGACCTGGCGCGCTTCCAGGAAGGCATCGCCGGCTGGTTCAACAGCGCGATGGAACGACTGTCCGGGGTCTACAAGCGGCGCCAGCTCCTGATTTCTTTTCTGCTGGCCCTGCTGCTGGCGATCATGCTCAATATCGACAGCATCCACCTGTTCCAGACGCTGTGGCAGACTCCAACCCTGAGCGCCCAGATCAAGCTGGCTCCGACAGCGCTCGACGCCGAAGCGCTACGCCAGCTGTGGGCAATGCCGATCGGTTGGACCAGCTTCCCGCCCGTGCTCGATGCCGCCTTTGCGCTGCAGGTGGCCGGCTGGCTGATCAGCGCCGGCACTACCCTGTTCGGCGCGCCGTTCTGGTTCGATCTGTTGCAGCGCGCCGTACAGCTGCGCAGTACCGGCGCCAGGCCGCAAGCTAGCCGCAACGCCGGCGACAACCCGGCGTTGCAGCCATGATGCGGTCCCTTACCGGCCTGGCGGGCGGTGCGCGTCGACCAGCACGCTGGAGATCGATACGTGCGGTATCCGTTCGGGCCATTCGTCGTGCGGCCCGAACCAGCGCGCGTCCGCGATCTCGGTGGCGTCGACCCGGATCTCGCCATCGAGGTAGTCGGCCGTAAAGGCCAGCATCAGCGAATGCGGGAAAGGCCACGACTGGCTGGCGAAATACTGCAGGTTGTGCACCCGCAGCCCGACCTCTTCGTACACTTCGCGGTGGATCGCTTCCTCGACCGATTCGCCGGCCTCCAGAAAACCCGCCAGCGGCACATAGCGCTTGGTGGGCGAGGCCAGGTGCATCGCCAGCAGCACGCTGTCTCCCTTGCGGATCAAGACCATCATCGCCGGCGAGATGCGCGGATAGGCCATGTGGCCGCAGGCGCTG
Above is a genomic segment from Massilia sp. H6 containing:
- a CDS encoding DUF6701 domain-containing protein; protein product: MSIPSLFAILFAPAHLPRRRVFAPWLPALVIALAGLLGSSLAQATVYTFNGSTDVYGCSRSGTVYTCPNPAYLNADDGIIINSGVTVRVTNNVIVKYGQFLQMSGTAKLIVTGYLDLSAINPANLRVSGGTIDVGGTMTVGDIAQSLTANIIAGAVEFGPDRVSITGTIVSRGAVNLSAYSKITAPGGSTALSGTVITTGAGVSITGNVLASSSLTMGSGSSIAGNVDTGNLMLQASNATITGDASVNWATLEQGGRVTGTIYCKNGTGRNKCDCVTNNSGYQVNKNNGPSCESLQPKGPHHFLITHDGVGDTCVPEKITVLACANATCTAPHYTAGVSGTLGPFGTAFSIPVNASTTVVDAIRTVSGTATLEIPTATPQPQWADVCYNDVKRTNSCAMEFIGGAKLLLGPVGSHIAGESKTLAIKAVKQSADQSACVTAFGGATYDVQYRCDYSKPKTGTVALTLNGNPLTCNAAAGTIQTRSTTFNGNGEASLPLLYADAGELDLSGSINTGKGITANGNTSFITAPKEFELVKPAGPLRAGADFSVTIRARNANGAVTKNFDTDGLNGAGASGHTVALDVACRAQAGEPGTLSTRAITFRDGEASVTTSWSEVGKIELEASLTSFLGGGVNVAGTTRGTLTSCPGNVGPFVPAYFELSRADARPSYYSGEPIELKVSAMGAGGAPTRNYAHALGLSETVTLAAVKQDGTAFALPAPGALAPATVAAETFINGLATVKPAYTFTAYPNSPLQIRLRASNGKTGALEVVSSAPASAEAQVQPFIRSGRLRLGNRVGNLRSPLAIPVTAEYWTGRSWLINDEDDYTVIPPGAFVFTPNATGMTLQKTFAPDPFKLAKGAAAFTLQLSGGGPGWYDIASNLGSTGTDNACLGAARPASTGAGVPWLRPMVSTCSPAGRRDPAGRASFGILPPEQRRLIHVREVFN
- a CDS encoding type II secretion system protein codes for the protein MKVATLGRASGFTMVELVMVMVLIGVIAAIGVPRMMGNNTMAAAAFGDQVVSALRTAQKSAVARRRLVCASVGASAVTLTMSPSSTRRNCTEPLNAETYSTSASGVTAAASPSTLYFQPNGMITSDADGRTPVSGTVVIQSDTSRTITFEGSTGHVQVVP
- the folE gene encoding GTP cyclohydrolase I FolE, which encodes MSDNETFTEHDWRRLLTSLGENPDRPGLIETPSRVAKAWKHWTSGYDQDPVEVLKAFEDGAEQYNELIVVRNIPVYSHCEHHLAPFFGKATVGYLPSGKIVGLSKLTRLVDIFSKRLQVQERLTIQIANALMEVLEPKAVGVVIKCRHLCMESRGIRAIGEETITSAMLGELQPNLGLRTEFLALARD
- a CDS encoding lipid A deacylase LpxR family protein codes for the protein MRTAASVITLLACLHASACSASEARYVTWDNDSWFKTDRYYTNGIQFSSRTTDDTRGESTRRWTDAACRWFGCADARLLLSQHSVGQLMYTPADITIAARQPFDRPYAGLLYVERAWLFMEADGQAITTLSAQAGVTGKLSLAEPAQKLFHRIFDRPEPRGWDHQVGNTLAVLVSAERRSAWPSLSGAVVGNIRLHSAGHWRLAVGNLMSYAAGGVTVTLGKNLPPVSPAPPGIVNRAAPLDTACRWQWVQCTVTVGAEVRGMAYNLFLQGRPWRDDPGVRPRRWVGDLTAGLRMDFPSTRGRDHGPWFAQLRATRRTAEFRVPAGEALRVPRHTIGSLTLGVDF
- a CDS encoding HAD hydrolase-like protein is translated as MSETAAPMPYRLAIFDFDGTLADSFPFFVSVFNQIADQHGFGRIQAGEAQALRHHDLRAIMRHLGMPAWKLPLASRSFIALMRENAARIPLFDGVGEVLHALDRAGVRLAIVSSNSEQNVRLVLGPVLSGLFTQYECGMAMFGKAGRIRKVVRRACLAPGHALYVGDQALDAAAARQAGVAFGAVSWGYAPIETLRKMAPEREFGMPSELLDILRG
- a CDS encoding phosphatase PAP2 family protein — encoded protein: MLEYLNLTLFSVLNADADLTGWQLIGAVFAAQWLIYLMPLSLVLLWTGGGRAGREAALHALVAAVCALTLNGLIGQFWYSPRPFVAEIGHTFLFHAADSSFPSDHATSMLSVALVLAFSQAPLARRIGLLLLPLSLVVAWSRVYLGVHWPKDMAGALVMSAAMAWLVSTPALRAACAQQLPLLENIYRRVLALPIGRGWLRP
- a CDS encoding prepilin-type N-terminal cleavage/methylation domain-containing protein, with the protein product MYKLYRKRMAGVTLIELIVAIVIVSAALAGLVGAFMQANRASANPVVTQQMLAIGESMMEEVLLKPFSDPDGAPPATARSQFNDVRDFDPADDARDGYATSGIKDIDGAAIAGLENYSIGVRVNVNGVVLPGVAQGDALRVTVTVANGAQQLALTGWRTRP
- a CDS encoding MSHA biogenesis protein MshP, whose translation is MSGAVNQRGRQSGFAYIAAVVLLIVVAGVCVALLRLSGTQQATTNQAILGARANLAARAGIEWGFHQLRAGGACFSGQTLSAFNADSGFMVRVDCTARGFNEGESSPGVAIGKTIYTIDALACNASVCGSDDPAIVTQPDYVERRRVAMTCMVDGAPATDC
- the nudC gene encoding NAD(+) diphosphatase — translated: MLQTPASFTPLFAARPDPAPCSFLFHDGRLLVRESDLSLPDGLVLDALGVDRARLQPLGMYGERYCQAGWFDSEPLPPPGFAWRSLRSLFADMHSELVGLAARAAQVAEWARTHRFCGACGKDTALTAGERCFKCSACGHMAYPRISPAMMVLIRKGDSVLLAMHLASPTKRYVPLAGFLEAGESVEEAIHREVYEEVGLRVHNLQYFASQSWPFPHSLMLAFTADYLDGEIRVDATEIADARWFGPHDEWPERIPHVSISSVLVDAHRPPGR
- a CDS encoding type II secretion system protein, coding for MRRQHAAANQRGFSLVELVIVIVLTGVIGGIVAMQLGPTIQGYMKVGRRAGLTDQADTALRRIVTDVRAAVPNSLRLQGAQCLELVPTSAGGRYRTGPDVAQAGNEAFLEHDAATTRFDVVTSFNVVPAGGDLVVIGNQNPDDVYNRRNAVLIDTVETRDAGSANAWMGPHRINLRAPISIPFGYDGGRFVVVPAAQATSYVCNGDKLFRITRPIAATQDCSVPSNSPVLATGVTDCQFVFSPNQGATQQSGFIQLQLTLSAGNESVPLTLGAHVSNVP